The following is a genomic window from Verrucomicrobiia bacterium.
ATTGAACAGCAGGTCCAGCAAACCATCACCGCTTACGGTGGTCAGGACATTCGTGGCAAGCGTGGCTACGGAGGGGACATCCACCACAAAGTAAAGGGTTTGCCCCCCGATCACGGTGGCCGTGATGGGCACCCCATTGGTCAGCGCGTTGGCCAGGGCGTTGGTATTAACAAACGCCAGGTTCAGCCGCCAATCCAACAAGGTGGCATCGGTGACGGGATTGCCTCCCAACCGGTCCCAAATCTCTAAACGCCAGAACCCTTGCGAAGTCTCGCCAATCAGTTGATTCAGGGATTCCTCCGGCAACACAAAGAGACGATTGGTCACCGGAATCCCGTTGGTATCCTGGATCATGGTGGAATCAAATGGCGGCGGCTGAAACTTGATGGGCGTGGTGGTCAGGTTGGTGTTCTCGGTGAAACTCAAGTAGTAATACCGGCCGCTCATGACCGTGGGGGTGTAAATCCAGGCAGTGCCCAGGTTGCCGCTCTCCTGATTCATGATCACCATCAGGTTCGTGTCGGCGCCCGGTCCGTAGTCCACCAGCAGCGTGCCGGTGCCATTGATGAAGCCGGAGTCAAAAATCAGCCGGCCTCCGTAATACACCCGCAGGCTGTCGGGAATGTCAAAGAAGTCATAGTCAATTTTCAAGGTGCCCACGGTCTGGGTGATGGTAATGATGTTGGTGATGGGATCGGGTGTGTCCCAGAACTGCTGCGGCGCCAGATAGTTGGTCACCAGATAACCCGAACCAATATTACTGGCCAATGGCCCGCCGCGGTTTTCCATCAGCACGATCCGCGTCTGGCTGGGGCTGACCAGCGTCAACACCAGATCGGCCACGCGCGGATGATCCAGGCGCACATCCACCATCACATCCGCCACCAGCCGGTTCTGCGGCACGTACACCTGCGAGTTGGTGGTCACGTCATCCATCAAAGCGCGGGAAATGCCCGGCAGGTACGCCTGGAACGGATCCGCGTTGAGATTGCGCCCCAGGGCAATGCCCAGACGCACCTTGATCCGGCTGGGGCTGGGGTTATACACGCCGGCCACCCACAAGCCGGAGGTCAGCGGGGGCGAGTCATAGATGCTCAAATCCATCTGTCCGCCCGGCGGAGTGATGGAGAGCGACTTGTCATAGTCCAGCAGGGTGGGCGGCGCCCCGCGGCGCACATACAAATCAAAGGCCACATTGGGGCCTTCGATGATCGAGACGGTGAAGGAAACATTCGTCACGCCGGGCGGCACATTGATGGGTTCGTAGTGGTAGGCGCCGGGTTGCACCCAGAAATCGGTGTAGGTGTAGCCGAGGTCATTGGTCATCTCCATCGCCGGCTCCAGGCGCAGGGTGAGGCTGTTGACCACGCCCGTGTGATGCAGGGCATTGTCCACCATCGTCAGAATCCACATGCCCTGGCCCTCGTCACCAATAAAGTCGCGCAGACTGCCCGGCCCCTGGGTGTAACGGCTGTTGTCAATATCGCCCTCGTCACTGTCATCGTAAATAAAGGTGTAGGTCACCGGCGAGGGCGGCACCATCTCATCGCCGAAGGTGTGATTGTTCAGCACCACAAACTCATCCCCCGCCTCGCCCGCGTGGCTCAGGATGCCAATCAAATCTCCCAGATTCTCGTGCGTGATCACATTGGTGACCACCACCCGCCTGATGGTGATGGGTTCGGTGGCAATGGCAAAGACCATGGCGCCCTGGGGATCGTCCGGCATGCCGTCCGGCACCTCCACATTAACGCTCAACCCCTGCACAATGAGGTTGCCCTCCTCATCACGCTGCGAAAACGGATTGTTGCTCGAGCTGGCAAACAGCCCATATTCCGCCGCCTGCTGATCCTCGCTCTTGACCCCCACATAAAACACCTGGCCCTCCGGCGCATTCGTGATCACGATCACTTCATTGCCGCCGCGCCGCGTGGATTTCAAGGCCGCAGCAATGGCCGCCGGATTCAAATTGGTCAGGGAGGAATCCGTGCTCACATACAAATCAATGTCGGCGTCCAATGCCCGCGGCCGGCCCAGGTTGGGCGGAATAAAGGTCAGGAAGGCCAGGTTGGTGCCGGCCGCATTGGTGCCCACGGCGCTGTTGGTGAACACATAGAAATTCCACTGATTCACCACCCCGTTGGTGGACGCGGCCAGAGGCGGATGGGCGCCAATGCGCTGGCGCATGAGCGCCTGGCTGTTGGTCAGCCCGATGACGATCGGCGCCGGGTCAGGCACAATCGCCGCCTCGGTCACCTGGATGGCGTTGGCATCGTGGCGCGCATCGCTGGAGATGACCAGCGCATAGTCCTGGCCAATCCCGTTGGTAAAGCTGGTGACGGCATTCACATTGACGCGCCGGGCCCGCACAATCACGGTGAAACTGCCGCCCGTCGGTTCACGAATAATCACATTCTCCACATTGTTCACGTAGTCAGCCTGCAGGGCGGCCAGCACATTCGAGCCGGCCTGATTGGTGGCCACCACGGGGGTGGTGAAGTCGTTGTCCGGCTCAAAGTTGTTTCCGAAGTACACCTGATGGGTGATGTTGTTGCTCACAATCAAATCCAGATCATTCACCAGCTTCACGCTGGCCACCGGATTGCCCGGCGGATCCGTCCACGCCAGGGTGATCCGCAGGGGCTGGGTTTGCGCCGCCGCCGACAGCGTGACGGTGCGGGCCTGGCTGTCGCCGGTGGTGAGGATGCGGTTGGTGGCCTGATCGAAGAGGGCGGCGGGCACGCTGGGGATGCTGTTGGTCAGATTCACCACGCCCCAGCCCTGGTAGTTGATGAAGCTGCGCGTGTTCAAATCATAATCCGGCAGAGAGCGCGCGCCGTTGATGATCAGGGCTTTCATCAAGGCCGGACTGTTGGTGCGGTGCAGCGTTTTTTCAAAATACTCCTGCATCAGCGCCAAAATCCCGGAAACCATGGCGGCCGCCATGCTGGTGCCCGATTCATAACGGTACAAATCGCCCAGGGCCGCATTGAGCAGCGCCAATTCCTGATAGTAGGTGCCAAAATCCACGGCAGTGCCCACCACCACCGTCAAATCAAAGGTCACCGGGTACAGCGTGGGATTGCCAATCGCGTAAAAGTATTGCCCCGCCCCGCCGCTCACCGTGACCGTGACATCATTAACGCCACGATAATCAGCCGGCGTGGTGTTGGTCCCCCGATTTACAAAAATCGGCAGCGCAGGCATCGGATTGGGCGAATAGGGGCTGGGCACGATGCGGATGCGCAGACGGGTGGCAGAGTCCGGCACCCCAATGCTGAACTCATTGGTCGCGCCGGCGGGAATCGTCACATTATAAAAGTTGTTCACGAAACCACTGCCGGGGTTGGTGGGTGTTTGCCACCCGCTGGCCCGGCACGAGACGACAAATTCCCCCGGCGCCACCACATCCGGCTTGAAGCGCCCATGCTCGCCTTCCTGTCCCGGGGCCACATTGCCCCGGCTGGAATGGGCGGCCACCTCCACGGCGCTGTCGGTGTGGCCAAGCCACAAGCGATTGGTTTCGTCATTCCACACGACCTGGTTGGTGATGAACCGTTTCTGCTCCAGGCTGCCCACCGTAATCACGTTCTTGGCCGTGGCGGGGGACAAAATACTGCCAGCTCCGCCGCCTTTGCCATCCGGCGTGCCAAAGCCGTCATTGCCGGCCGCAAACACAAACAGCACGGGTTGATCGCCGGGTTGGCCGGGCAGGGCATCGCGCGTGGCGGCGTCAAAGCTGGCGCTGGCAAAGTTGTAGGAGTAGGCATCCTCGTAATACCAACTGTTATTGGAAATCAAGATATTGGTGCGCGCCGTATTCTCCTGCAGCAGGGTGTCCGAGTAGTAATCAAACAAGGCATACTGCGCGTAAAGCCGCGCCGCAGGGGCCATGCCCCGCATGATGGCGCCATTAGTCGAGCCGGGAGGCGGTGCGGAGGGACTTCCGCTGCCATTGCCAGCGATGGAGCCGGCCACGTGAGTGCCGTGCCCATCAGTGTCCACCGTGGCGCCAAACACGCGGCCTTGCAGGGCGGGATGACTGGCGTCCACCCCCGTGTCGTTGATCCCTACCGTGACCCCGGCGCCGGTCAGCCCAAAATAATTGGGGGAAGTGGTCGAGTCGGGTGCCACCGACACCGTGACCCGCGCCAGGTCGTTGGCGCGTTTTCGGGCGCGCGCCTTCTCTATGGCCTGCACCTCCGGCAGCCGGGCCACCTCGGTGAGCCGCTCAGACGGAAGCTGCACGGTCATCTGCGGGCCAAAGGGCGTGCGTTGTTCGCGCACAATGGACGCACCCAGCCGGTTCAGCGCCTCGCGCCCCGGCGCTTCCGTGCCGGGAAACAGCACCACGTGCAACGTCATATCGCGCGGCAGGGGAGCCGCCGCCAAGGCCCCGGCCAAAAGTTCCTCTTCCAGTTTGTAGTAAGGTTCGTAAGGGGTGACCGCTTGCACCTCGGGATGATTCTCCAGCCGTCCCGCCGCCGCGGCATCACCGCGCACCAGCCAGGCTTGATTGGGAATATAGGAAACCGGCTCCACCCCGGCGGTTTTCAAGAGCGCGATAAAACGGTCATCGGCCTGCCGCCGGGCCTGCACAATGAAAGCACCTGGCTCACCCCCGGCCTTGAGGACGGGGGGAATGGGCAGCGCCAGCGGTTGCGTGGTATCCAACAGCGCGTTGCGGAGCAGCAACGCATGATCCTGCCGGGCCAGCGTGTCTATGGATTTGTCGGTGTTGCTCAGACGATGGGGAAAACGCGGATCCTCTGCTGCCGGCCGTGGGGTGACTGGCGTAGTGGCCGGGATGGCGCCTTGCGTGGCTGACGTCCCGGGATGGTGGGTCTGTGCTCCCGCGTGACTGGCTCGGGCGATGGCACCGGAACGTCCGGGCCACACCTGCCACAGGACCCATGCCATCAGCATCAGACCTGCGGCCACTAAAAATGGAGAGGCACGTTTCATAGGTCAATTTACACTATGCAGACATTGGGCGGGAGGGGGTGCAGGCGCGAAAAACACCCTGGCCCAACCATCGCCCTGACCGCCTGAAGCCATCCAGGGCCTGTTGGCCGGCCCAACGCGCTCGCCCACTGCCGGGGAGGTATTTCAGACTCCCGCGCATAAGGCACTACTCCGGCGGCAGAAAGTTGAAACTCTCAATGACCGCCCGCGGGCGCACTGTGCCCGGGGTGGTGGAAACATCCTCGATCCGCACCACTGTGCGGGTGCCCACCTCGCCGGTGACCACATAATTGGTGCACAGCATGTAGGCCGGGTGATTGGGGGCCAGGGTCATCTGAATCGAGGCATTGGCCGGCCGCAGCGATTGCCCCCACGCATAGATCACAAATCGCGCCTCCTCCACCCGCAACAGCGAAAGCAGTTTCTGCGGCAGCATCTCATAGGCTGCATCACTCACGCCCCCACCCGGCGATTGGCCCGGCTGGCCCCCTGCCTGCCCGGCCAGGTAGGGCGAGCTGACTGTCAGCTCGGGCACCTGCAACACATCACTGACGCGCTCAAACCGTCCCCGCGGCAGCGTGGCCCGGAAATTCATAAGCCCCTGATAAATGGCATCCAACTCCGGCGAATTGGGTTGAATCACCACATCCGCCAGCCCCGTGGAAGTGGTGGTGGCCACCAAAATGCCGCTCAACGCGGCGCTCCAGGCGGCATAGTTGGTCTGGTTGATGGGCATCAGGCCCCGGGTGGCCTCCGGATGCGGCGCCGTGGTGAACAGATCCACCAGCCGCCAGTCGTTGGTGGGATGACTGACCTGCGGCAGACGGCTCCCGGACCAGCGCCGCCACGTCTGCTCATCGGCGGCGGTGCTCTTCAAGTAGATCGTCTGCCATGGCGTGCCCCGATGCACCCGCCCCAGCCACCCCACATTGGGAAACTTGGTGTGCGGAAAATCCCAGTCATCGGATTTGCGCACCTCCGGATCCTTGACGCGCAGATCAAAGGCGTAGGGATCGGCAGAGGGATCCTTTTGGGGATTGCCCCCCCACGGCTGATAGCGGGTATTCAAGCGCCCAATATTCCAATTGGTGGGCGCCAGGGAAGGGGGCTTGAGCACCAAAATTTGATTCGTCACCCCCCGCGGATCCATCAAATCCTCCACCCGGTAATGCACCAGCGGATCGTTGGCCTGCCATGAGGTCAGCACATACAGCTTGCGCGTTGGCGAAAACGGGGATTGCTGCACCAGCCCGGACAACGGCAACTGGCTGCGCTGATACCGCAACGGCGGCTGGCCCATGAAAACCCGGAAGGTGTCAATGGACTTCTCCTTGTCCATGCCCTGCGCGGCCTGATCATTGTAGCTGCGCCAGTCGCCCGCGCTGACGCTGCGATTGCCCAGGCAAACTTCGATTTGATTGAAGATTCCCTCCGGCGGGTGGAACAGTGTGTTGCCGCCAATCCGGTTGGTCAGCCACATGCTGCCAATCGCCGAAGGCTCGCCCAAAATATCATTGTTGGAAATCAGCTCGCGGGTGATGTCAATGTAGCTGTCCAGGCCCTGCAGGTTGACATAGTCCACAATGCGGTTGGTCCCGCTGGCCGTGTCCACCAGGGCATAAAGAAATTTGTTCACAATTTTCAGCCCCCACTGCGGCGTGGTGAAGCCGGGCGTGCGATCAAAACCGGGATTGGGCACAATGGGCAGAAAACGATTGCCCGCCGTGAAATAACCGCTGTTGGGCAGAAAAACCAGGTTGGTCTGAAGCGGAATGCGAAACGCCCCCGGCCCCCAGCTTCCCGCCGGAATGGCCGTCGGCCCCAGTGCCGAAACAATGACCGGTGGATTCGGCATGCCATTGGGCAGGTTGGGGTAGCCCTGTTCATTGGTCAGCACGATCATCATGAAGTTGGTGGCCCGCATCTCCAGACTGCGCGGGAAGGCGCTGGTGTAGGAATTCCACAATTCCACCCCCACCACGTTGGAAATGCCCAGCACCCACATCTGATTGGTCTGATTGGGCAGGGAATTGGTGCTCGGGCGGCGAAATTCGAGCTTGCGGGTGACCTGAATGTAGGTTTGCAGGGCGAACTCGTTGAAATTGGGATAGCCCTTGCGCGCGCCAATGATGAGCGGCACGCCCCAAACCATGTCATACGGTTGCAACGCGCCGCGATCCGCCGTGCTGTTCAAATCGCGCAGGGGCACGTCCAACACCGAATCATCCTTCTGCTCCTGGTAGCCCACAATGTAAATCGCCTCCCCCTGCTTGGCGAACACAGGGCGAAATACCGTTGGATAATCGGGGTAAATGCCCACATCATTGCGGGTGGCGTCATATATGTTGGCCGTCATCTGCAGCAGTTGATGCAACTCCTGGCTGTACAAATTCGTATGTCCCGTGGGCTCCCAGATCAAAATGTTGGTGATGGTGAAACCAAACTCGTTGCTCCGGGCGCGAAGCAACCGATCCGCCACCAGATTAAAGAACGTTGTCGCATCCCACTCCGTCAGGCTTTCCAGGTTGGTGGTGATGTTGTCGTAATTCAGGTGAATGACATTGGTCAGTTTCAACGGCACGGTGTCCGTGCCCAGTTGCGCGAGCAGCCGGTAAAAGACGTGGCCATCGTAGGGCGGCAGGTTCTGGCTGGCGCTCAGCAAACGATTGGTGAACGCCACCGACGTCTTGGCCGGATCAAACAAATCCCACGGCGTGTAAAAACGGTTCTTACTGGGGCCGCCGGGCCAGCTTTCCTGGGGCTGATCCTGGCCGATGGATCGGTTGTCCAAATTGATGGTCTGAAGGCGATCCGCCAGCGTTTGCACCGGCCCGTTGCCGTAAGTGTCCAGGCGGTCATGGCTAAACTTGGAAGCATTCGCTCCAAACAAATCATAGGCACTGGGATAACCGGTCCGGTAATTCCCGCCCACGCGGAAACGGACAAAATCTCGCGCATCCTCAAACGCCGTGCCAGAACTGCCTGCTGTAGGATTGATTGCGTAATTCGTATATGTCCAGGAATTGGTATTCAGGCTGTGCAGGAAGGCCGCCAGGTTGATTTCCCACGAGCCGTGCCCTTGATTCCGCAAAAACGCCTCGTCATTTACCCCCCGGCGCTTGGCCTGATTGTGATTGGCATTGAGATCCAGCAGCCCGCCCGACGGCATTACCAAATACGCGTAGCGATAAAGAAACCGGTTGGTCCCGCTGTGGCCCTCCCCGGGATAGGCCGTCACTCCAATCCATTCGGGATCGCCGAGGATTTCCGGCAGCGTCGGGTCATGGCGTCGGTTGCGGTTAAGATCCAGATAAAATCGTTCCTCCAGCGCGCCCGCCAGCGTGGGCAGAAACACAGGAGCGCGGGCATCATTGCTCAAGCCGAGCGTGGGATAGCCGGCCACCGGGCCAACCACATCCCAATTGGTGGAGACGATCGCCGGCAGGGTGAGCAGGTCATTGGAGGTCCCAATACGGGCCAGGATTTCTCCCAGTGCCCGCTCGCGCCCCGCCGCCGCCGCCGTTTCGGCCACCGTCAGACTGGCCGCTTGCGTCACTTGGCCGCGCTCGCGCCGGGCAATGAGCAGAAAAGTGACGGCAATAAAGGTGATGATGGACAACATGATCAGCGTGATCAGCAGGGCCACACCGGCCTGGCGCCGGTGGGGACCGGCCATGGCTGTCCATCTCAACTTGGGGGTGGCAAACAACTTCATGGGCGTGGAGCGGCCAGCACGGGAATGCGCTGGCGGAACAAATGGGTTTGGGCGGTGCGTCGCTCATGTTCCAGGAAGGCGCGCGCCTGCGCCGGGTCCATGACCTTGATGCGTTCCACCAGGTGCTGCTCGAGCACCGCCAGTTTCAGCTCAATAAAAGCCGGCAGGGCCTCCCCCCAGAAAGCCGCCACATTCGCATCCACCCATTGGTTGGTGGAGGAGGGAGGGCGTTGGCCCTGGGCATCATAGACGTGAACTTCCAACTGCACCACCCCATCCGCAATCCGGTGCATGTAAGGGCTGTTGGGCAGCCGCCCCACTTCATTGGTAAACATGCGGTAAAAGGCCCGCGTGCCCGCAGGCGAGTTGGTCTCCGCGTAAAAACGATAGAGCGTCCCCACCCCGTTCTCGGCCGGATCCACCAAGTAACCAATGCCCTTGTAGGTGGTGTTTTCCTGCAGGATGAAAAAGAAGGCTTCGAGATCATTGTCCAGCGTGCCGCCGCCCGGCAGGCGCTGGTTGAGGGGATTGGCACCCAGGATGCGCGAGGCAAAAAAATGGAAACCGTTACCATCCTGCCCCGTCGCCACTGCCTGTTGCACCTCGCGGGTCATCATTTCCATCATGATCCGGCCGCTTTCCAGCACGTCGGTTTGATTATTCGCCGAGCGCAGGGCGCGGGAGGTCTGCGAAAACATGGCCAGCAGGCCCACAATGATCATGGCCAGGATGCCCACCGCCACCATCATTTCCACCAGGGAGAAGGCCCGGGCAGAGCGGCCCTGCCGGCATTGTGACAACCGCGCCAGTGGGCGCTTGCACATCCTCTGGATCATCGAAAAGGTCATGGCCGAAACAGAAAGATGGTTTCTCCCGCCACATTGGTTTCCATCAGCGTCCCGCTGACCATGAACCGATAGGTGCGCGGACTGCCGCTGGCCATGCGCCGCCCGGGCGTCCCGTCGGGGCGCAGCGGCCATTCAAACCGCAGGGTGACCTCATGCAAATAGTCCGCCAACTGCGGCGGCGACGACGGCGGCGGCGGAAAGGGCCGCACTTCACAGGTCAAACGATAACGAAATGCCACCGGCGCACTGGCCGCCGAACGCTCCGCCGCCGACCCGCTCAAGCCGCGCACAATGGCGGTGTTGACCTGCTCGGGGATGCTCAACATCCCGATGACCAGCAGGGGGTCATTCACATTTTTTCCGTTCACACTTTCCACCTGTCCCGCCAGTTGGATGTCGCCCGGCGCGCCCAGCCGGATGGCCTGCATGAAATAACGGGCGTCCTGGTCAATGATGGTCTCCTCGCGATTGTCTTGCGTCACCCGCATGCCGGTGGGCATGACGCCAATGATGGCCACCAGGGCAATGGCAATCACCCCCAGGCAGATGGCGATCTCCACCATGTTGAACCCGCGCTGGCGCTGGCGCTGACGTCGGCTCTGGTATCCTGTGGTTTGCATGCCAATGAAGCGGTCAGGGCTGCACTCCCGGCAGCTCCGGACGTACCATCTTCCCGCGGCCGGTCATCCAATCTATATGGATGATGTTGTAATTGTTGATGCTGTTATTGGGCGGGTTTTCGATGACCTGGGGCGCCTGCCAGAGAAGCTCCTGGGTGACCGGATCCCGCGGCGGAATCACCGCCCCGCGGGCCAGCGGAATATCCACGTCCGTGGCGGTCGGCAAAGGACGCCCCTGCGCATCAAAGCGCACCAGTTGCCCCTGATGATTGAAGGCTATATACGGCATGGGCACCAGCCGGCTGGTGGCCTCCGGAAACGGGATGGAGGTGGTGGGAAACGGCGTGATGGCGCCCTGGCCCGTCGTGTATTTCCAAATCGGAATAAACACCCCTTCCGGCAGGCTGACCCAATCCCGCAAATACGCGGGGGTGTTTTGTCCGGGCTGATCCCCGGCCTGCCGCCGGGCAAACAGGGCGTAGCCGGTATATTGCAAATCCAGCAGCTCCCGCGCCCGGGTTTGCTCGGGGCCGGTAAAAGCGCCGCCCAGGCTGTAATATTGGTGGGGCAGAAAGACCATGAACACGGTCGTCCGATGACGAATGGCCAGCCGGCGGGCATAACCAACGTCATCCAAAAGCTGCCGGGTGGCTGCGTTCATGGTATCGCTCTTGGCGATCTTGCGAATGGCCGGCAGGGAGACCGCCGTTAACAAGCCAATGATGGCAATGACCATCAGCAGCTCCGCCAAAGTGAAAGCCATCATCAGCCACGGCGCACCCCCTGTGGGCCTTCGGCCTCTGGCCGCCGCCCGGACTGCGGCATGATGATGGATGATGGCGGTTTTCATGGCGGTCGTTTCCGGGCCGGTTATTTCCATCCCAGCACGTTGTCCTTGTTGTCCGGATGATTGGGATCCGGATTGGCTTTGCCATCCGGCCCTCGGGACCAGATCATAACGTTGAGCCGTATGGCGCCCGCGGGGTTGTACACCGGATCTTTGGCCACATCATCAAAGTCATTGTCCAGCGTGATGATGTACTGATTGCCCCATGGATCATTGTAGTTGCCGTTGGGGGTCACTCCCGGCGCGCCATTGTCGCTCGCCGGTTTCACATCTAGGTACACCGTCTGGCGGGGATTGCGCGGATGCCCCTGATTGCTGGCCCGGTTGGCAGGATTCACGTTGCGCAGCACATCCACCACCTCGTTGTTGTTGGGGCCGCCCCCCAGAAAATCGGCTGCCCCATAGGTGGTGTCCACCGTATTGGTGGTGGGGTAGATGCTGTAATCCTTCTCATACATCAAAATGGCCGCTTTCAAACCGGCCATCTCCGTCTTGGCCAGCGCCTTTTTGGCTTTGCCTTTGGCCGCCACCACCGCCGAGAGGATCAGTCCCGCCAGGATGGCGATGATGGCGATCACCGTTAACAGCTCAATCAGCGTAAAGGCCCGAGGGGCGCGTCGGTAGGCTTTCATAAAAATTGGTCTTGAAGTCCTCATGGTTTAGCGTCGTTCCCAATTCGAAATACGCACCACTTTCCCGCGGATTACCAGCTCCGCCCACAAATCATAGGAGTTCTTGTTGTGATCGGGGTTGGTGGATTTGTACCGCCATACGTTGATGGTGGGATGGCTGGGCACCGGCGGCGTCCCAAAACCCTGCGGCCATTCGCCGGGGGTCTTGAGCAGTTTGACTCCGCCAATGTCCACCGTCTCCGGGATGGTATCGCCAAAAAAGCTGCGAATGGTCTGCCCGGGCTTGGCGGTGTGCACGATGCCCCCCACGCCCAGCTTCCCCATGTCAATCGGTTGCTGGTGGATGTCCGTAAAACGCGACCCGTCCCACAGCACCCCGGTCAGCTCATAGAATAACTGATGGACCGCGGTGTTGCCGGAGGGGTTGTCAGGGGGATATAGCCCATGCTTGGCGTGATAAGCCTCGATGGCCGCTTCGATCTGCCGCAGTTGCGCCTCCGCCCGGCTGCGCAGGGATCGATCTTTGGCCACCGGCAGAATCGTCAGGGCAATGGCCGCCAACACCCCGATGACCGCCAGCACCATCAAGATCTCCACCAACGTGAATCCCTGCCGGATGCGGGTCCGGTTCTGCTTCGCTCTTGCCAACGTCAGCATCGCTTTCATGCGCTGTTTTTTTTGCGCCGGACTATACCCTGAGGCCCCGGCGGTCGGCCATGCTTATTTGCGGCCGCGGCTTTCTTTTCCAGCCTGGGCTCCGCCGTCTCGCTCGGGGGCCAGCAGGCGGGCCGGGGCAGGGGAGGCAGCATCGGCAAATCCTCAGCGCCCTCCGGCAGCTCACCCGTTGCGGGGGCCGGAGGTGGTGGCAATAACTGGCTGATTTTGCGGGCCATGGCTTTTCCTTATCCGCGCAAGTAGCGCATGCCGGGCGCATTTTCATTCTGGCGGGCGGCCATTTCCTGCTCCAACCGCTCGCTGATCCACTGTTTCATCATGCTCTGATAGTTGAGGTAACGCGAGCGCGCCAGCCGTTTGATGCGCGAAAGCATCCGCGGATCCATCCGCAACGTAATGGTGACTGACTCGGATAATTCCGAACCCGCCGCCACCGCGGCCTCCATCAGCCGCAAATCAATGCGGTTCTCCGCCCAGAACGCCGCCTCCGCCTGTTCACTGTCAAACAGCGGAACCTCTTCCCAATCCGTAATCGTGTTCATGAAGATCGTGGCCCAGCTTATGCCGACAGCAGTTGGCTGGCTTTTTTCTGGTAAAAGAAGCGCTCCTCCGCCGTAAAGGGCCGTGCAAAAATGACCCGCGTCACCTTGCCGTTGGTCCGATATACACTGAAAATCCCCTGTCCGCTGGCCGACAAACCCAGATTGAAATACCGCGCCTGCGCCGAAAAACGGGGGGTGTCCGGCAGCAGCTTGACGGCGAAGGGATCCTCGAAAGACTCCTCAATCGCCACCGTGCTTAAGGGCGGCTCAATGGCAAACGCCGGCTGAAACCAATCGAAATCCATAATGCATTCAATGTATATCCAAACGCAATGCGTTGTATTGACGATGTAAATACGCACATCTTCCCGTACCTGTCAAGTCTTGGCTTTTCAGCCATATTCATTTTCCGCCCCAGGTTTGAAGGATTGAAGTTGTACTCCTAACGAATGCCCTCGCTCCCTGTCTTCTGAAGCTGGATTAGGCATTTTCAGAAAAGGGAGGGAAATTTTAAGCTGTGATTATGCTTGCCTTCGGGGCATAAGAAGCGGATATGTCTCTTGAGCACCATGGCTAAAGCTTATGAAAACTTTCCGTCCCTTTTCCCTCTCGCGTTGTGACCAATGCCCCTTGTCACGCCGCCATTTTCTGGGCTTGGCGGGAGCCGCTTGCGCCGGCTTGGCGGCCTCGGCCGCCCTGCCGCAATGGAGCCAGGCAGCCGCTACGCCAACGCCCAAAATGAAGTTGCGCCTGGTCTTTGCTTTGCATGCCCCCGTGCAACCCGGCCCGGACTGGCCCAACAAGGGCTTCGACTTCCGGCCTTTCATGCAAAAGGTGGAGCGCACCCTGACCCGCCAGTGCCGTGACTTCG
Proteins encoded in this region:
- a CDS encoding S8 family serine peptidase gives rise to the protein MKRASPFLVAAGLMLMAWVLWQVWPGRSGAIARASHAGAQTHHPGTSATQGAIPATTPVTPRPAAEDPRFPHRLSNTDKSIDTLARQDHALLLRNALLDTTQPLALPIPPVLKAGGEPGAFIVQARRQADDRFIALLKTAGVEPVSYIPNQAWLVRGDAAAAGRLENHPEVQAVTPYEPYYKLEEELLAGALAAAPLPRDMTLHVVLFPGTEAPGREALNRLGASIVREQRTPFGPQMTVQLPSERLTEVARLPEVQAIEKARARKRANDLARVTVSVAPDSTTSPNYFGLTGAGVTVGINDTGVDASHPALQGRVFGATVDTDGHGTHVAGSIAGNGSGSPSAPPPGSTNGAIMRGMAPAARLYAQYALFDYYSDTLLQENTARTNILISNNSWYYEDAYSYNFASASFDAATRDALPGQPGDQPVLFVFAAGNDGFGTPDGKGGGAGSILSPATAKNVITVGSLEQKRFITNQVVWNDETNRLWLGHTDSAVEVAAHSSRGNVAPGQEGEHGRFKPDVVAPGEFVVSCRASGWQTPTNPGSGFVNNFYNVTIPAGATNEFSIGVPDSATRLRIRIVPSPYSPNPMPALPIFVNRGTNTTPADYRGVNDVTVTVSGGAGQYFYAIGNPTLYPVTFDLTVVVGTAVDFGTYYQELALLNAALGDLYRYESGTSMAAAMVSGILALMQEYFEKTLHRTNSPALMKALIINGARSLPDYDLNTRSFINYQGWGVVNLTNSIPSVPAALFDQATNRILTTGDSQARTVTLSAAAQTQPLRITLAWTDPPGNPVASVKLVNDLDLIVSNNITHQVYFGNNFEPDNDFTTPVVATNQAGSNVLAALQADYVNNVENVIIREPTGGSFTVIVRARRVNVNAVTSFTNGIGQDYALVISSDARHDANAIQVTEAAIVPDPAPIVIGLTNSQALMRQRIGAHPPLAASTNGVVNQWNFYVFTNSAVGTNAAGTNLAFLTFIPPNLGRPRALDADIDLYVSTDSSLTNLNPAAIAAALKSTRRGGNEVIVITNAPEGQVFYVGVKSEDQQAAEYGLFASSSNNPFSQRDEEGNLIVQGLSVNVEVPDGMPDDPQGAMVFAIATEPITIRRVVVTNVITHENLGDLIGILSHAGEAGDEFVVLNNHTFGDEMVPPSPVTYTFIYDDSDEGDIDNSRYTQGPGSLRDFIGDEGQGMWILTMVDNALHHTGVVNSLTLRLEPAMEMTNDLGYTYTDFWVQPGAYHYEPINVPPGVTNVSFTVSIIEGPNVAFDLYVRRGAPPTLLDYDKSLSITPPGGQMDLSIYDSPPLTSGLWVAGVYNPSPSRIKVRLGIALGRNLNADPFQAYLPGISRALMDDVTTNSQVYVPQNRLVADVMVDVRLDHPRVADLVLTLVSPSQTRIVLMENRGGPLASNIGSGYLVTNYLAPQQFWDTPDPITNIITITQTVGTLKIDYDFFDIPDSLRVYYGGRLIFDSGFINGTGTLLVDYGPGADTNLMVIMNQESGNLGTAWIYTPTVMSGRYYYLSFTENTNLTTTPIKFQPPPFDSTMIQDTNGIPVTNRLFVLPEESLNQLIGETSQGFWRLEIWDRLGGNPVTDATLLDWRLNLAFVNTNALANALTNGVPITATVIGGQTLYFVVDVPSVATLATNVLTTVSGDGLLDLLFNQIGIPDTNTPGSVVLLNDVQSGAAILDALGFSTPQIIPGLRYYLGVRNETPGTTNTFTLMVGFNLPVLTSGGPPASGILGPGTLTYYEVTLPPDASAGVFTLWPLDGNVDLLVSRSPAYPTPGSFDYSSVSAGTNIEQIVVSNAPVAGKWNIAVYNPGAAPVSYMLQVSHLTGGFSSAPGLGYLLGFAAAPKVAAGNLVLEYLVGAGVPYVLETSSDLRNWQPVVQPLPRQVTPLPKAPWYRVFLNLPLPQSEPAEARARFYRLRTAAE
- a CDS encoding prepilin-type N-terminal cleavage/methylation domain-containing protein; the protein is MCKRPLARLSQCRQGRSARAFSLVEMMVAVGILAMIIVGLLAMFSQTSRALRSANNQTDVLESGRIMMEMMTREVQQAVATGQDGNGFHFFASRILGANPLNQRLPGGGTLDNDLEAFFFILQENTTYKGIGYLVDPAENGVGTLYRFYAETNSPAGTRAFYRMFTNEVGRLPNSPYMHRIADGVVQLEVHVYDAQGQRPPSSTNQWVDANVAAFWGEALPAFIELKLAVLEQHLVERIKVMDPAQARAFLEHERRTAQTHLFRQRIPVLAAPRP